In Hyalangium gracile, the genomic window TCCCTGGCCGGGCTCACGGGGCTCGTCCGACTGGACCTCAGCGAGAACCCGATCAGCCCGGAGGGACTCGCCCACCTCCAGTCGGCCAGCGCGCTGGAAGAGCTCAACCTGAGCAGCACCGGCTTCACCGATGAGGGGACGCGCCTGCTGAGCCACTGGCCGCGCCTGCGCTCGCTCAAGGTGGTGCGCACGCTCCTGACGGATACGGGGCTGCCGAGGCTCGGGGAGAACCTGGAGCTGCTCCACCTCGGCGCCACGCTCATCTCCGACGCGGGCCTGCCGTTGCTCGCCCGGCTCCCACGCCTGTCCACGCTGGATCTCCACCAGACCCGCATCACGGACGCGGGGCTCGCCTCGCTCGCGGCCTCGCCCTCGCTGTCCGTGCTCAACCTCTCGGGGACGGACATCGGCGACGCGGGACTCGCGGCGCTTCCGGAAGGCGTGACGGTGCTCGTGCTGGCCCGGACGCGCGTCACCGAGGCCGGCCTGCCCGCGCTGGAGCGCCTGAAGCGGCTGCGACAGGTGGACCTGCGACAGACGTCCATCCCCGCCGAGGCGCTGCGGCGATGGGCGAGACAGCGCCCCATCACCTGGCTCTGGGGCGCTCCGGAAGGCTCACCGTAGCCGGCGACACGCGGAGGTCTTCACCGCGAGGAAGACGCGAGCGCCCGTCGTCACGCCCAGCTCGCGCACCGCGGAGTCCGTCACCCGCACCGCCATGGGAGCTCCCGCAACCTCCACGAAGAGCACCCGGTCTCCCACGCCCGCCTCCTCCATCCGCCGCACCGTCCCCTCCCACACGTTGCGCGCGGAGATGCCAGCGAGCGGCCCCACGGACAGCAGGATGTCCTCGGCGAGCACCGCATACGCCGCACGTGCTCCGGCCACGAGCTCCGAACCATCGGGCACCCAGAGCCCGAGCCCCTCCGTCACGCGGAGCCGCAGCCCGCCGTCCGCCGGGCGCTCCAGGACGCCCTCCAGGATGTTCTCCTCCCCTTCCAGCCCCAGCGCCCCGCGCGTCGCGCCTCCCAGCACCGTGTCCGCCGGCCCCACCGCGCGCACGCGCCCCTCCTCCAGGAGCAGCGCCTCCTGCGCCAGCACCCGAGCCTCGCCGAGCTGGTGCGTGACGTAGAGCATCGGCACGCGAGCCTCATCCCGGATGCGGAGCAGGTAGGGCAGCACGCGCTCCTTGAGGGCCACATCCAGCGCGGCCAGTGGCTCATCCAGCAGCAGCAGCGCCGGATCCGTCGCCAGCGCCCTCGCGAGCGCCACGCGCTGACGCTCGCCTCCGGAGAGCGTGGCCGGGTAGCGGTGCAGCAGGGGCTCCAGCTCCAGCAGGGCCACGGCCTCGTCCACGCGAGAGGGGCGCCCCGGGCGCACGCCAAAGCGGACGTTCTCCCGCGCGGTGAGGTGCGGAAAGAGGAGCGAGTCCTGGGGCACGTACCCCATGCGCCGAGCCTCGGGCGGCACGTCCACACCCGACGCCGAGTCCAGCAGCACGCGCTCGCGCACCACCAGCCGTCCCCGCGCCCCGCGACGCAGCCCCGCCAGCGACTCCAGCAGGGACGTCTTCCCCGAGCCCGAGCGGCCCATCACCGCCACCGACGCCGAGGAGAAGCGCGCCTCCACCTCGAGCGGGAAGCGCGCCAGCGGTAGCTTCAGGGAGACCTCGATCATGCGCGCACCCGAGCCTCGCGGCGGCGGGTCAGGAGCTCCGTGGCGTAGATGGCGGCGAAGGCCACCAGGGTGGCGATGCCCGCCAGGCGGAGCGCCTCGGCGTCCTGCCCGAGCTGGGTGCGGTGGAAGATGGCGAGCGCCAGCGTCTGGGTCCGCCCCGGGATGTTGCCGGCCACCAGCACCGTGGCGCCGAACTCGCCCAGGGCGCGAGAGAAGGCGAGCAGCGTCCCCGTGAGCACCCCGCGCCACGCCAGGGGCAGGGTCACGCGGAAGAAGGCCCGGGTGCGCGAGTCCCCCAGCGTCCGCGCCACCGCCACCAGCCGAGGATCCACCTCCTCGAAGCCCGAGCGCGCCGAGCGCACCAGCAGCGGGAAGGCCATGACGGCGCTCGCCAGCACCACCGCCTTGGGCGTGAAGACCACCTCGATGCCGAGCCCATCCAGCGCCTGCCCCACCGGACTGCTCCGAGCGAGCAGCTCCAGCAGGACCAGGCCCACCGCCGTGGGCGGCAGCACCAGCGGCAGGGAGAGCAGCGTCTCGATCAAGCCCTTGCCCGCTCCCTGCCACCGAGCCAGGCCATAGGCCGCGGCCACCCCGAAGGGAAGGATGACGACCGTGGCCACCGCCGCCACCGCCAGCGAGAAGAGGACGAGAGGCAGCTCGCCCTCGCTCACGGGCGGGCCTTCCCGGGAACGAAGACGAAGCCGTGCCGCTCGAAGATGCTCCGCGCGCTGGCTCCCTGCAGGAAGCTCACGAAGGCGCGCCCCGCCGCGGAGGCCTTGCCCCGAGCCAGCGCCGCCACGGGGTAGACGATGCGCGGCCCGTCCGCCTCCGGAACGGTGAGCGCCACCCGCACGCGCTTCGACTGCGCCGCGTCCGTGGCGTACACCACCCCCGCCTCCACCCGCCCGGCCTCCACGGCCGACAGCGCCGCGCGCACATCCAGCGCGGGCACCACGCGAGGCTCCAGCTCCTTCCAGACTCCCGCCTTCTCCAGCCAGCTCTTCGCATAGAGGCCCGCGGGCACCGCCGCCGGATCCGCGAGCGCCAGGCGCTTCACCTCTCGGAGCTCCGCCGCGGAGGTCACCTTCCGCTTCGAGTCCGCCGCCACCACCACCACCAACCGGTTGGAGAGCAGCTCCACGCGCGTGCCCGCCTGGACGAGCCCCGCCTTCTCCACCTGGTCCAGCTTCGCGGTGTCGGCGGAGAGGAAGACGTCCGCGGGAGCCCCCGCGACGGCCTGCCGCGCCAGGTCACTGGACGCACCGAAGGCGAACTCCACCACGGTCCCCTGCTCCTTCGTGAAGGCGCGTCCCACCTCCTGGAGCGCGTCCGTGGTGCTCGCGGCGGCGAACACCAGGATCCGCTCCGCGGCGAGAGCGGGCATCGAGCAAGCAAGCAGAAAGGCAAGCAGAACCGTGCGCATGGGGCCGTTCCTCTTCCAGAGCAAGGCACCGCGTCAAGCCTCCAGGCCCCCTTCGGAGATTCCATTGACCCGCCTCGGGACCCCCGATAAAGAAAATTCCGTGTCACGGAATGTCCCCAAAGAGGAAGATCTCGCTGGCGACGCCACGCGGCTCCAGCAGCTGCTGTACGCGCTGGGGCGGCGCCGCTCGCTCCGTGACCCCATTGCCAGCACCTGCGAGGAGCTCCAGCTCACCCCACCCCAGGTCCACGCGCTCCTGTGGCTGGGCAAGGACGGCATGCTCACCATGGGCGAGCTGGCACGGCGGCTCGGGGTGACGGAGAAGACGGTGACGGGTGTCGTCGACCGGCTCGAGCGCGAGGGCCAGGTCCAGCGCGAGCGCATCACCATGGATCGCCGCGTGGTGCGCTGCCGCCTCACCGAGCTGGGACAGAAGACCTACCAGAAGCTCGAGCGCTACCTGAACGAGGCGATGGTCCAGATGCTGGGCATGCTGGATGGCACCGACCGCAAGGCGCTCTTCCGCATCGTGGAGAAGCTCGTCCGCCGGCTGGACGCCCCCGAGGGGCCAGACGCGCTGCCGGCCGTGCGCGAGAAGTCGGCCTGAGCCCTCACCCACGCCTGCTCCGACTCCCACCCTCCTACTCAAGGCCACCTTGCGCCGCGTGGCTGCTGCCTTATCGGAAGGAGGACCGGTTCTGTCCGTTGGGGTAGTGAGATGAAGGCTCAGACGTCCGCAAGGGTAGGAGTGCTTCTGGGAGTAGTGCTGGCGCTGGCAGGCTGTGACAGGGCGCCGCCCGCCTCGGGTCCGACGGGAGAACCGTCAGCCACTCCCCTCTCTCAGGAGGCCGCCAGGGCGCCCGAGCCGGTGCTGCCTCCCTCACCGACCCAGGCGCTCGCCTCGCTCGCTCCGCTGGCGGACTCGGTGCGCTCCGCGGTGGTCAACGTGGAGGTGCGCGCGCGCGGGGCCGAGCCTCGGGCCAGTCGCCCCCAGCTGGAAGATCCCTTTGGAGGCCTCCCCTGGCCCTGGATGGAGCCGGGGCCGAGAGGCCAGGAGCCGCTGCGCCAGGGGCTCGGCTCGGGCTTCATCATTGACCCCTCGGGCATCGTGCTCACCAACAACCACGTGGTGGAGGGCGCCGTCGGCATCGACGTGAAGCTCATGGACGGCCGCCAGTTCGAGGCGAAGGTGCTGGGCACGGATCCGCTCACGGACGTGGCGGTGCTCCAGCTCCAGGGCCGGGACGTGAAGGAGCTGCCGGTGGTGCGGCTGGGAGACTCGGACGCGATGCGCGTGGGGGACTGGGTGCTGGCCATCGGCAACCCGTTCGGCCTGTCCTCCAGCGTCAGCCTGGGCATCCTCTCGGCCAAGGCGCGCGACATCCAGGCCGGCCCGTATGACGACTTCCTGCAGACGGACGCGGCCATCAACCCGGGCAACTCCGGCGGGCCGCTGTTCAACATGAGCGGCGAGGTGATCGGCATCAACACGGCCATCGTGGGACAGGGCTCGGGCATCGGGTTCGCGGTGCCCAGCAACCTGGTCAAGGCGCTGCTGCCCCAGCTCGAGAAGGAGGGCGCCGTCACGCGCGGCTGGCTCGGCCTGGGAGTGCAGGACCTGACGGCCCAGCTCGGCGAGGCGCTCGGAGTGCCGGTGCGCGAAGGGGCCATCGTGGTGCATGTCGAGGAAGGCACGCCGTCCGCGGAGGCGGGCCTGCGGCCGGATGACGTCATCGTGGCGCTGGATGACACGCCCATCACCTCGGCGGGCTCGCTCACGCGCACCATCGGGCTGATGCGTCCCGAAACGCAGGTGACGCTCACGCTCTACCGTGACGGCCAGAAGCTGGAGCGCGAGGCGACGCTCGGGACGCGACCGGACCTCGAGGGTGTCTCCGCGCGAGAGCGCCGGCAGCCACAGGAGGAGCCTCACCAGCGGCTGGGTCTGGCCCTGGGCGACGTCGGCCCCCAGCTCGGAGCACGTGGGGTGCCCGCCGGAGCGCTCATCACCCGTGTCCTGCCGGGCTCGGTGGCCGAGCGCGCGGGGCTCGTGCAGGGCATGGTGGTGGTGGAGGCCGGGGGCAGGCCCGTGCGCGGCGCCGCGGAGCTGGTGCGCATCCTACGGGATGCCCGGCCTGGGAGCGCGGTGCTCCTGCGCGTCCAGCTGGGCGAGACACGGGCGCTGCGCGCGCTCACGATCCCCGAGTAGCCGGGTCCGCCGCGCTCGCGAGTCCCTCGGGCGCGCGGGCCAGCAGCACGCGTGGGTGCAGCAGCAGGGCGAAGGCCTCGCGGACGGTCCAGTAGAAGCGATCCAGGGCGTGGAGGTTGCGCTCCGTGAGCAGCGCGGGGCTGGTGGCCACCTCGAAGCCCTGGAGCCGGAAGTACTGGCGCGCTCGGAGCAGGTGGTACGGGTCGGACACCACCACCACGCGCCGGGCGCCCAGGGAGCGCAAGAGCCCGGCGCTGAAGCGCGTGTTCTGCTCGGTGGAGTGGCTCTGCTCCTCGAGGATGCAGGCCTCGGCCGGGACGCCGAGCTCCACCGCCAGCGAGCGCATGACCTGGGCCTCGGACGGAGGGTGGTCGCCGACGCCACCGGAGAAGACGAGCCGGGGCGCGATGCCCTCTCGGTAGAGCTCCACCGCCTTCTCCACCCGCGAGTACAGCGCCCCCGAGGGCACGCCCCCGGGCAGCACGCGCGCGCCCAGCACCACCACCGCATCGGCCGGCACGGCCCGCTCGCGCTGACCGAAGCGATCCACGCGCCACGCCAGCCCGAACACTCCACACGTCAGCAGTCCCACCAGGGCGACGAAGAGCCGCCGGAGGGCGATGGACCGGTTCCTGAGCGCGGGCAGCCACATTGCCTTCAGGGTAGGTCAACCCCTGCCCGGCGGCGAGAACCCCGCGCGCTCAAGGCGCCGCGCCCGTCATCAGCTGCGGCTCGGGCGCTGGCTTCAGCAGGACGTCCGCGATGACGGGGTAGTGGTCCGACGCGCCCACGCGCAGCACCGCGCTCCGCAGGGGCACGAAGGCGTCGCAGGCGAGCACATAGTCGATACGCAGCACCGGCGAGAACGGGAGCGGCAGCGGGTACGTGCCCTCCGTGCCCTGGCCGCTGGCGGCGACGACGTCCGTGAGGCCCCGCCGCAGCAGGCGCACCGGGCGCGAGTCCGGATCGTCGTTGAGGTCTCCCATGAGGAGCTTGGGCCGCGGATCCTTCTCGAGCATCGCGGCGATGAGGGCGCTCTGGCGCACGCGGGCCGCTCCATTGAAGGGCCGCCGGATGAGGTGGGTGAGGTAGACGCTCACCTCGCGCCCGGCCACCTGCATCACCGCATGGGCTACCGTCCGAGGCTCCGCGCCGCGCGGCACGGGCAGTGGGTATTGGGCCAGCGCCTCCAGCGGGAAGCGCGACAGCAGCGCGATGCCATAGGCGCCACCATGGAGGTCCGTGGTGCGGAAGTGCGCGTGGTACGGCAGCCCGGTCCGCTCGGCGAGCACGGCCGTCTGGTTCAGCCCTCCGGCGCGGCTGCTCCCGAGGTCCACCTCCTGGAGCGCGACGATGTCGGGCCGCGCGTCGCGGATGACGTCGGCCACGCCGTCCAGGCCCCGGACGCCGGACTCGATGTTGAAGGTCATCACCCGCAGCTCGCCGGGCTCGCGGGGCGCGGGCGTCTCCACCCGCGTCATGGCAGCAGGTGAGCGCAGGCCCGAGGACGACGAGGCACACGCGAAAGCAGCAGTCAGGGCGAGGGCAGGAAAGAGGCGGAGGAGACGCATGGTTCGAAGGGCCGGGATGCTAGGCCGGAGCCCCGAGCCCTGTCGTCCCCCCGCCTCGGGCCCGCCCGCGGAGCAGGCGGACGGCCCTGTAGAACCTGCAGGGAGCAAGGCGAGCCGCCGAGCCCCCGCGCAACACGCTACTCGTTGCGACGGCGCAGGCGCGCGGCCACCAGCGCGAGCAGCACCACCATGGGCGCGCCACCCGCGGCGGCGCAGCCGCTATCCTCTTCCTTGGCACCCTCGCCGTCGTCCGGGTTGTTGGTGCCGCCGTCCGGAACGCCGGCGTCCGGGCTCGTCGTGCCGCCGGTGATCGTCACCTCCAGCGTCTTGGAGTCCGAGCGATCCATGGTGAAGCTCTTGTCATCGTTGGTCGAGTTGCCGCTGGCGTAGAGCGTGACGGTGCGGGCGGTGCTGGGCGCCACCAGCGTGAAGTCGAAGCGGACCTCGCCATTGGCGAACGGCTTGCCCGCCGTGTGGGTCAGCTCGCCGGAGACGACCTTCACGTCCGTCCCCACCTTGTTGAGCGTCCCCCCGTTGTCACTCACCGCCACGTTCATGCCGCCCTTCACGCCCGCGCCGCCCTGGATGATGAGCGTGTAGTTGCCCGTGGCGCCCGCGGCCAGCGTCGCGGGGCCATTGATGGTCACCGTCGGAGTGGCCGGGTTGGGGTTGGTGTTGTGGCAACCCGCCGCCATGCAGGTCGTGCCCTGCTTGCCGGAGCGACCGATGACGCCCAAGTTGTTGGCGTAGGCGGAGAGAGACAGGAAGCTCGCCGCCAGGACACCAGCGACGCCAAGAGAGAAGTGCTGCGGCCGCATTCGACCTCCAGGAGGAACGACAGAGATGAGGGAGAACGCTTCTTAGCGCGGAGTTCCCACGGCGCGCACGAAGCACCTTCCTCGCGTTCCGTCTCATGAGGACCGCGGCGCGGAGGGCTCCTCCCGGCACCTGGGTTGCTCCTACCGAGGCGTGTCGCACATGTCATACATGCCTGCAGCACACCTCGCAAAGTTTGCGGAGTGCAAAGTTTGCGACTCGCAGGACCGTGCCAGCCGCGGGCTCGCCGTCACCTCGAGCCCGTACTTCCGAGTGCTTACACAGGCCCCTGTCCAGGGCCGGACTTTGCAGCAGACTGGGCTCCTCAGGAGGTCCCCCCCTTGCCTGCCCGCTCCCGACTCCGCCGAGGCTTCACGCTGATCGAGGTGATGACCGCGGTCGTCATCCTCATCATCCTGGCCGCTCTGGCCGTGACCTTCATGGTCTACGGCATGGGCAAGGCGCGGATGAACAACGCCGTGTTCGACGTGACGGCGATGATCAACAGCGCCCAGCTGCGTGCCATCAGCCGCGGCTCGCCCCACTACATCTTCATCCACCAGACGCCCGACAACCGGGTGCGCATCCTGTTGATGGAGCGCCCGGATGCTCCTCCCGTGATCCCCAACTGGAACACGCTGGACCTGACCCAGGAGCCGGACGTGGTGCTGGCCTTCACGCGCATCCTGCCGGACAACAGCGTGGAGACGCGCAACGCTCCCATCCACGACCAGCTGGTGCTGGGGGCCGGCTCGGGCATGGACTCGGGCGGATTGGCCTTCCTGGACCTGGACTCCACCCGCATCACCAAGCCGCTGCCGGCGCCCTTCAGTGCCATCGCGATGAGCACGCCGACGGTCACTCCCTCCGAGCTGAACAAGCCCACGCAGAACCTGGCGGCCGGCTGCAACTTCTGTGTGAGCCCCTCGGGCCGCCCCTACGGCGTGCTGCGCTTCAACGCGGACGGCACCATGCAGGTGATGACCGGCGACGCCGTCTCGGGCGCCGTGATCGCCTTCGCCCCCAACACCGACGATGAGAAG contains:
- a CDS encoding pilus assembly FimT family protein — encoded protein: MPARSRLRRGFTLIEVMTAVVILIILAALAVTFMVYGMGKARMNNAVFDVTAMINSAQLRAISRGSPHYIFIHQTPDNRVRILLMERPDAPPVIPNWNTLDLTQEPDVVLAFTRILPDNSVETRNAPIHDQLVLGAGSGMDSGGLAFLDLDSTRITKPLPAPFSAIAMSTPTVTPSELNKPTQNLAAGCNFCVSPSGRPYGVLRFNADGTMQVMTGDAVSGAVIAFAPNTDDEKGFTPKLLSVSAPAGAAVVF
- a CDS encoding MarR family winged helix-turn-helix transcriptional regulator, translated to MSRNVPKEEDLAGDATRLQQLLYALGRRRSLRDPIASTCEELQLTPPQVHALLWLGKDGMLTMGELARRLGVTEKTVTGVVDRLEREGQVQRERITMDRRVVRCRLTELGQKTYQKLERYLNEAMVQMLGMLDGTDRKALFRIVEKLVRRLDAPEGPDALPAVREKSA
- a CDS encoding YdcF family protein encodes the protein MWLPALRNRSIALRRLFVALVGLLTCGVFGLAWRVDRFGQRERAVPADAVVVLGARVLPGGVPSGALYSRVEKAVELYREGIAPRLVFSGGVGDHPPSEAQVMRSLAVELGVPAEACILEEQSHSTEQNTRFSAGLLRSLGARRVVVVSDPYHLLRARQYFRLQGFEVATSPALLTERNLHALDRFYWTVREAFALLLHPRVLLARAPEGLASAADPATRGS
- the modA gene encoding molybdate ABC transporter substrate-binding protein yields the protein MRTVLLAFLLACSMPALAAERILVFAAASTTDALQEVGRAFTKEQGTVVEFAFGASSDLARQAVAGAPADVFLSADTAKLDQVEKAGLVQAGTRVELLSNRLVVVVAADSKRKVTSAAELREVKRLALADPAAVPAGLYAKSWLEKAGVWKELEPRVVPALDVRAALSAVEAGRVEAGVVYATDAAQSKRVRVALTVPEADGPRIVYPVAALARGKASAAGRAFVSFLQGASARSIFERHGFVFVPGKARP
- a CDS encoding trypsin-like peptidase domain-containing protein, whose translation is MKAQTSARVGVLLGVVLALAGCDRAPPASGPTGEPSATPLSQEAARAPEPVLPPSPTQALASLAPLADSVRSAVVNVEVRARGAEPRASRPQLEDPFGGLPWPWMEPGPRGQEPLRQGLGSGFIIDPSGIVLTNNHVVEGAVGIDVKLMDGRQFEAKVLGTDPLTDVAVLQLQGRDVKELPVVRLGDSDAMRVGDWVLAIGNPFGLSSSVSLGILSAKARDIQAGPYDDFLQTDAAINPGNSGGPLFNMSGEVIGINTAIVGQGSGIGFAVPSNLVKALLPQLEKEGAVTRGWLGLGVQDLTAQLGEALGVPVREGAIVVHVEEGTPSAEAGLRPDDVIVALDDTPITSAGSLTRTIGLMRPETQVTLTLYRDGQKLEREATLGTRPDLEGVSARERRQPQEEPHQRLGLALGDVGPQLGARGVPAGALITRVLPGSVAERAGLVQGMVVVEAGGRPVRGAAELVRILRDARPGSAVLLRVQLGETRALRALTIPE
- the modB gene encoding molybdate ABC transporter permease subunit; translated protein: MSEGELPLVLFSLAVAAVATVVILPFGVAAAYGLARWQGAGKGLIETLLSLPLVLPPTAVGLVLLELLARSSPVGQALDGLGIEVVFTPKAVVLASAVMAFPLLVRSARSGFEEVDPRLVAVARTLGDSRTRAFFRVTLPLAWRGVLTGTLLAFSRALGEFGATVLVAGNIPGRTQTLALAIFHRTQLGQDAEALRLAGIATLVAFAAIYATELLTRRREARVRA
- the modC gene encoding molybdenum ABC transporter ATP-binding protein, whose translation is MIEVSLKLPLARFPLEVEARFSSASVAVMGRSGSGKTSLLESLAGLRRGARGRLVVRERVLLDSASGVDVPPEARRMGYVPQDSLLFPHLTARENVRFGVRPGRPSRVDEAVALLELEPLLHRYPATLSGGERQRVALARALATDPALLLLDEPLAALDVALKERVLPYLLRIRDEARVPMLYVTHQLGEARVLAQEALLLEEGRVRAVGPADTVLGGATRGALGLEGEENILEGVLERPADGGLRLRVTEGLGLWVPDGSELVAGARAAYAVLAEDILLSVGPLAGISARNVWEGTVRRMEEAGVGDRVLFVEVAGAPMAVRVTDSAVRELGVTTGARVFLAVKTSACRRLR
- a CDS encoding MXAN_6652 family MXYO-CTERM-anchored protein, which gives rise to MRPQHFSLGVAGVLAASFLSLSAYANNLGVIGRSGKQGTTCMAAGCHNTNPNPATPTVTINGPATLAAGATGNYTLIIQGGAGVKGGMNVAVSDNGGTLNKVGTDVKVVSGELTHTAGKPFANGEVRFDFTLVAPSTARTVTLYASGNSTNDDKSFTMDRSDSKTLEVTITGGTTSPDAGVPDGGTNNPDDGEGAKEEDSGCAAAGGAPMVVLLALVAARLRRRNE
- a CDS encoding endonuclease/exonuclease/phosphatase family protein: MTRVETPAPREPGELRVMTFNIESGVRGLDGVADVIRDARPDIVALQEVDLGSSRAGGLNQTAVLAERTGLPYHAHFRTTDLHGGAYGIALLSRFPLEALAQYPLPVPRGAEPRTVAHAVMQVAGREVSVYLTHLIRRPFNGAARVRQSALIAAMLEKDPRPKLLMGDLNDDPDSRPVRLLRRGLTDVVAASGQGTEGTYPLPLPFSPVLRIDYVLACDAFVPLRSAVLRVGASDHYPVIADVLLKPAPEPQLMTGAAP